The Populus trichocarpa isolate Nisqually-1 chromosome 11, P.trichocarpa_v4.1, whole genome shotgun sequence genome has a segment encoding these proteins:
- the LOC18103326 gene encoding mitogen-activated protein kinase 19, with the protein MEFFTEYGDANRYKILEVIGKGSYGVVCAAIDTHTGEKVAIKKINNVFEHISDAFRILREVKLLRLLRHPDIVEIKRIMLPPSKREFKDIFVVFELMESDLHQVIKANDDLTREHHQFFLYQMLRALKYMHTANMYHRDLKPKNILANANCKLKVCDFGLARVAFSDTPTTVFWTDYVATRWYRAPELCGSFFSKYTRAIDIWSIGCIFAEVLTGKPLFPGKSVVHQLDLITDLLGTPSLETISRVRNDKARKYLTEMRKKQPVPFAQKFPNADPSAHRLLQRLLAFDPKDRPTAEEALADPYFKGLAKVEREPSCQPITKLEFEFERRRVTKEDVRELLYREILEYHPQLLKDYMNGNESTNFLYPSAIGHFRKQFAYLEENSGRSAPVIPLERKHVSLPRSTVHSNTMPPNMQSNSTSFDNRQVTEDASKNLRVQDTSFENPAKVARPPPRMPSAKPGRVVGSVVPYENGRNVKDLYDTRMFCRNAVLPPQTSSPHCFLRTNTLIQEKSISETGKDSQTKQQPPKCNVAAKPSSGMAMDVNTNPYYQPQSRVEQLNERIAIDAKLLQAQSQFGPVGRAAVAAHRNVGTVHYGLT; encoded by the exons ATGGAATTTTTCACTGAGTATGGGGATGCCAATAGATACAAGATTCTAGAAGTTATTGGAAAGGGAAGCTATGGAGTTGTTTGTGCTGCAATTGACACTCATACTGGAGAAAAAGTGgcaataaagaaaatcaataatgtttttgagCATATTTCTGATGCTTTTCGAATCTTGAGAGAAGTAAAGTTACTTAGGCTTTTACGGCATCCTGATATCGTTGAGATTAAGAGAATCATGCTGCCACCCTCAAAGAGAGAATTCAAAGacatatttgttgtttttgagcTTATGGAATCTGATCTTCACCAAGTCATCAAAGCTAATGATGACTTGACAAGGGAACACCATCAGTTCTTTCTTTATCAGATGTTACGTGCACTGAAATATATGCATACAG CAAATATGTACCACAGAGATCTTAAACCAAAGAATATTTTGGCAAATGCAAATTGCAAACTTAAAGTATGTGACTTTGGTCTGGCAAGAGTAGCATTTAGTGATACACCAACCACTGTTTTCTGGACG GACTATGTTGCTACAAGATGGTATAGAGCTCCAGAGCTGTGTGGATCTTTCTTTTCAAAG TATACACGAGCAATTGATATTTGGAGCATTGGCTGCATCTTTGCTGAGGTACTGACAGGGAAGCCACTGTTTCCGGGTAAAAGCGTTGTTCATCAATTAGATTTGATCACTGATCTTCTTGGGACTCCTTCATTAGAAACCATTTCTAGA GTCCGAAATGACAAGGCAAGAAAATACTTGACAGAAATGAGGAAAAAACAGCCTGTGCCATTTGCACAGAAATTTCCAAATGCAGATCCTTCGGCACACAGGCTACTGCAAAGGCTTCTAGCATTCGATCCAAAAGATCGACCAACTGCTGAAGAG GCATTAGCTGACCCTTACTTTAAGGGCCTAGCCAAAGTTGAGAGAGAACCTTCCTGTCAGCCAATCACGAAGTTGGAGTTTGAGTTTGAAAGGCGAAGGGTAACAAAGGAAGATGTTCGGGAACTGCTATACCGGGAAATACTGGAATACCATCCACAGCTGCTCAAAGACTACATGAATGGAAATGAAAGCACTAATTTTCTCTATCCTAG TGCCATAGGTCATTTTAGAAAGCAGTTTGCATATCTCGAGGAAAACAGTGGTAGAAGTGCACCAGTGATACCTCTAGAGAGGAAGCATGTCTCTCTTCCACG GTCTACTGTTCACTCAAACACAATGCCTCCTAATATGCAATCAAATTCAACCTCATTTGACAACAGGCAAGTTACAGAAGATGcttctaaaaatttaagagtACAGGATACAAGTTTTGAAAATCCAGCAAAGGTCGCAAGGCCCCCACCTCGAATGCCATCAG CAAAGCCAGGGAGAGTTGTGGGATCAGTTGTACCGTATGAGAATGGCAGAAATGTCAAAGATCTCTATGATACAAGGATGTTTTGTAGAAATGCTGTTCTTCCTCCCCAAACCAGCTCTCCACACTGCTTCTTGAGGACTAACACATTGATACAAGAGAAGTCTATCTCGGAGACTGGAAAAGATTCACAAACCAAACAGCAACCTCCTAAATGTAATGTGGCGGCCAAGCCATCCTCTGGGATGGCCATGGATGTGAACACCAACCCATATTACCAACCACAATCTAGGGTAGAGCagttaaatgaaagaattgcCATTGATGCAAAACTGCTCCAGGCACAATCCCAGTTTGGTCCGGTTGGTCGTGCTGCTGTAGCTGCTCATAGGAACGTGGGCACTGTTCATTATGGATTAACATAG